The following coding sequences are from one Sander lucioperca isolate FBNREF2018 chromosome 2, SLUC_FBN_1.2, whole genome shotgun sequence window:
- the LOC116056888 gene encoding arrestin domain-containing protein 3-like — protein sequence MTIKNFSIEYDAINHKNTFSNGDTINGRVIVEVSKETKIQSLVFIAKGKARVCWSENYGQNQHHVYWSNEKYYDVKHHILREARQDGTEVIGKGRHAFPFSFKIPDRKIPSSFKSSIGNIVHKLKAELHQSMKLTKKVNTHFTFVSKADMDTPGLMEPQNGCKDKSVNVFGSGNISMDVHTKQMGYKQGEALQVTVEVSNQSTRSAKPKFILYKKQSFFAQGRRRLHKEKIIKEMSEAVASSGKETVTKVISIPTELPPSILNCSIIKLEYKLRIYLDVKFASNPEIKLPIVILPSFEVPAMKPPAAAGFGFKAFGDPDQAPWSTASQAQAAPQEVDPPPPYDAYAMYPSKYASAL from the exons ATGACCATCAAAAACTTCTCAATTGAATATGATGCCATCAACCACAAAAACACCTTCTCAAATGGAGATACCATTAATGGTAGAGTTATCGTGGAGGTTTCTAAGGAAACTAAAATCCAGTCGCTTGTTTTTATAGCAAAGGGAAAAGCTCGGGTCTGCTGGTCTGAAAATTACGGGCAAAATCAACATCATGTGTACTGGTCTAATGAGAAATATTATGATGTCAAACATCATATTTTGAGAGAGGCAAGACAAGATG GCACTGAAGTCATTGGTAAAGGAAGACATGCATTTCCCTTTTCCTTTAAGATTCCTGACAG AAAAATCCCATCATCTTTCAAATCCTCCATAGGCAACATTGTTCATAAATTGAAGGCAGAGCTTCATCAATCAATGAAGCTGACAAAAAAGGTTAACACCCACTTCACATTTGTGTCCAAAGCAGACATGGATACTCCCGGTCTTATG GAACCTCAGAATGGTTGCAAGGATAAATCTGTCAACGTTTTCGGCTCTGGAAACATTTCAATGGATGTTCACACCAAGCAGATGGGATACAAGCAAG GCGAGGCTCTCCAAGTCACAGTTGAAGTCAGCAACCAATCAACTCGTTCAGCGAAGCCCAAATTCATACTGTATAAGAAGCAGAGTTTCTTCGCCCAGGGTCGCAGGAGACTTCACAAAGAGAAGATCATTAAGGAGATGAGTGAGGCTGTTGCATCCTCTGGGAAAGAGACTGTGACCAAGGTGATCTCCATCCCCACGGAGCTACCTCCCTCCATCTTGAACTGCTCCATCATCAAGCTGGAGTACAAGCTGAGG ATCTATCTAGATGTCAAGTTTGCTTCAAACCCAGAGATCAAACTCCCTATAGTCATCCTACCTTCCTTTGAGGTTCCTGCTATGAAaccacctgctgctgctggctttgGATTTAAAGCATTTGGGGACCCAGACCAAGCACCCTGGAGCACGGCATCACAAGCACAAGCAGCACCCCAAGAAGTGGATCCCCCACCTCCGTATGACGCATATGCAATGTACCCTAGCAAATATGCGAGTGCACTTTAA
- the LOC116056538 gene encoding arrestin domain-containing protein 3-like: MTVKHISVDYNKVNERGTFSPGDILSGRVTVVTSKETKVQCLLVKAKGKSKVTWHQQEGQATGMHSDKKIYFHFEHIILQDKNKGDGSEILRPGRSVYPFTFVIPNTDMPSSYQGKWGKITYSLRAQLTQSIWLVHKTKTEFPFLTKFPFASKSEMIIIGLKEQQYATRISFYGSAKVTINVSSEKMGVKQGDAIGVSVEVLNDSARIVTPKFYLCEKQTFVAQSKRIVHTNDVLFGTGDSVPAETSQTITKVLSIPPQLHTTFFNCCMMKLEYGLKVTLDVPLARDSEIKLPLVILLGSPKPHQQKPKRSIWFRKLPA, encoded by the exons ATGACTGTAAAGCATATCTCAGTGGATTACAACAAGGTGAATGAACGAGGCACCTTCTCTCCCGGGGATATCCTGTCTGGCAGGGTGACAGTAGTGACCAGCAAGGAAACCAAAGTGCAGTGTCTTTTGGTCAAAGCCAAAGGAAAATCTAAGGTGACATGGCATCAACAAGAAGGACAGGCCACAGGGATGCACAGTGACAAGAAGATATACTTTCATTTTGAACATATTATTCTTCAGGATAAGAACAAAGGAGATG GTTCAGAAATCCTCCGCCCTGGGAGAAGTGTGTATCCATTCACCTTTGTGATTCCAAATAC AGATATGCCTTCATCTTACCAGGGGAAATGGGGCAAAATTACATACAGTTTGCGAGCACAGCTGACTCAGTCAATCTGGCTTGTCCACAAAACCAAGACGGAGTTCCCTTTTCTGACCAAGTTCCCCTTTGCCTCCAAATCAGAAATGATAATCATTGGACTTAAG GAGCAACAATATGCAACCAGGATTTCATTTTATGGCTCTGCAAAGGTTACGATCAATGTTAGCTCAGAAAAAATGGGAGTAAAGCAAG GTGATGCGATAGGAGTCTCTGTAGAGGTACTCAACGACTCTGCACGCATAGTAACACCCAAGTTCTACCTGTGTGAAAAGCAGACCTTTGTTGCTCAGTCAAAGAGGATCGTTCACACAAATGATGTACTCTTTGGTACAGGAGACTCTGTTCCCGCTGAGACCAGTCAGACCATAACCAAAGTTCTGAGTATCCCTCCACAGCTCCACACTACCTTCTTCAACTGCTGCATGATGAAGCTCGAGTACGGACTCAAG GTCACTCTTGATGTCCCTCTGGCAAGAGACTCAGAGATCAAACTTCCTCTGGTCATTCTGTTGGGTTCGCCAAAACCACATCAACAAAAACCAAAGAGATCCATCTGGTTTAGAAAGCTtcctgcttaa
- the LOC116056848 gene encoding piggyBac transposable element-derived protein 4-like, whose amino-acid sequence MATARKGRELFTILETSADTESSTVCDSQDSPLNLSADVKWFEIPYRKPDSDEEDEVREEDGEGENGFTGTAAAAAETADAASFIAGGGCNIILVTGSSNGIKPDEEEYAEDCYYSTSTNCSDTTSNDSDIDFSDLEEEERRSFFSFEDDSDEDCTSLDFWGEPDQVISIEPFTAVSGPQHSLGDDADTRDYFRILFPDSLFEHMVEQTNKYALYRQRRSGKSDPHWHPTDVREMKAYVGLNILMGINQLPDTGMYWASDIFIGNAGFKKTMTARRFEKLTQYLQLCDRESEPVRGERGYDALFKIRPVLDVVENTMWDAYTPNRCLTIDKCAIVMKGRFSPTQYMPSKPLRKGLTVWMLCDSRTGYCHRAKMYVGKPSEDEATASLSYRVVTSLVRGLEGQYHHLFMDSFFTSVPLLQRLLKDGLYACGPTQPGRRGYPEVLRPRNVGKLSQGEFYQCQRGNLVATVTRDVKVVSCLSTNCAPGIVGISPGRQLHETDGEGESDSMNCSGLSYGVPRPLPLLLYQENMRGVDLCDQLRECYQVGRPCKKWWRFFLWFYVNLCIVNAYIILRESRGGTPPAGFNGKQFTQRHFRVRLAQQLIGDYQGARGMERAARKRHADSPIEYGHRLERMSERSRRCRNCTNKGLRHESVFGCKICNVHLCRGGCFSEFHK is encoded by the coding sequence ATGGCGACGGCAAGAAAAGGGAGAGAGCTTTTTACTATTTTGGAAACTAGCGCGGACACAGAAAGTAGCACGGTGTGCGACAGTCAAGACTCTCCGCTTAATCTTTCAGCCGATGTGAAGTGGTTTGAAATTCCTTACAGAAAGCCAGACTCGGACGAGGAAGACGAAGTGCGGGAGGAGGACGGCGAGGGGGAGAATGGATTCACGGGCACGGCAGCAGCCGCGGCGGAGACTGCAGACGCGGCCAGCTTCATCGCAGGAGGAGGCTGCAACATAATTCTAGTCACTGGTAGTAGTAATGGGATCAAGCCCGACGAGGAGGAGTACGCGGAGGACTGTTATTATTCTACCTCCACTAACTGCTCTGATACCACCTCAAACGATTCGGATATTGATTTCTCCGatttggaggaggaggagcgcaggagttttttcagctttgAAGATGACTCGGACGAGGACTGCACTTCTCTCGACTTCTGGGGCGAACCTGATCAGGTCATTTCAATCGAACCATTCACCGCTGTCAGCGGCCCTCAGCACTCGCTGGGGGACGATGCTGACACCCGTGACTATTTCCGGATACTCTTCCCAGATTCTCTTTTTGAACACATGgtagaacaaacaaacaaatacgcCCTCTATCGGCAAAGGAGGAGTGGAAAATCAGACCCCCACTGGCACCCCACTGATGTCAGAGAAATGAAAGCTTATGTAGGTCTGAACATTCTTATGGGCATCAATCAGCTTCCAGACACTGGCATGTACTGGGCCAGTGACATTTTCATAGGCAATGcaggctttaaaaaaacaatgacagcCAGGCGCTTTGAAAAACTCACCCAGTATCTCCAGCTGTGTGACCGTGAGTCTGAGCCTGTGCGTGGAGAGCGTGGGTATGATGCCCTCTTCAAAATCAGGCCTGTCCTTGATGTGGTGGAGAACACCATGTGGGATGCATACACGCCCAATCGCTGTTTAACCATAGACAAGTGTGCCATTGTCATGAAGGGACGTTTCTCCCCCACCCAGTACATGCCCTCCAAGCCCCTGAGGAAAGGGCTGACAGTGTGGATGCTGTGTGACTCGCGCACTGGCTACTGCCACCGGGCCAAGATGTACGTAGGCAAGCCCAGTGAAGATGAAGCAACGGCCTCCCTGAGCTACAGGGTGGTGACCTCCCTTGTGCGTGGCCTGGAGGGTCAGTACCACCACCTCTTCATGGACAGCTTCTTCACATCAGTGCCCCTCCTCCAGCGGCTGCTGAAGGACGGACTGTACGCCTGCGGGCCCACCCAGCCGGGGCGCAGAGGTTACCCAGAGGTGCTGCGCCCCCGTAATGTCGGAAAGCTGTCACAGGGGGAGTTCTACCAGTGCCAGCGTGGCAATCTGGTTGCTACGGTGACACGGGATGTCAAGGTGGTTAGCTGCCTCTCCACCAACTGTGCTCCAGGGATTGTGGGTATCAGTCCAGGCCGGCAGCTGCATGAGACAGACGGGGAGGGCGAAAGTGACAGCATGAACTGCTCCGGTTTGTCGTACGGTGTACCCCGCCCTCTGCCCTTGCTGTTGTACCAGGAGAACATGAGGGGTGTTGACCTATGTGACCAGCTGAGGGAATGCTACCAGGTTGGCAGGCCATGTAAGAAGTGGTGGCGCTTCTTCCTGTGGTTCTACGTCAATCTGTGCATCGTCAACGCTTACATCATCCTGAGGGAGAGCAGAGGGGGCACGCCACCGGCGGGCTTCAACGGCAAGCAGTTCACCCAGCGCCACTTCCGGGTGCGCCTGGCGCAGCAGCTGATTGGGGACTACCAGGGGGCAAGGGGCATGGAGCGGGCAGCACGCAAGAGACACGCAGATTCACCCATAGAGTACGGACACCGCCTGGAGCGCATGTCAGAGCGCTCTCGTCGCTGCAGGAACTGCACCAACAAGGGACTGCGACATGAAAGTGTGTTCGGCTGCAAGATATGCAATGTCCACCTATGCAGGGGAGGCTGCTTCTCTGAGTTTCATAAATAA